The genomic region ATCGAGGTGCGCCGCCTCAAGTGGAAGGCCACCCGCGCCTTTCTCGCCCAGCTCGGGGGCGTCCTCTCCGGCCTCTTCAAAGGTATCGGGGCGGACGTCACCGCCCTGGAGGTGACCGTGGCTGAGATGGCCGACCGCCTGCCTGAACTGATCGCCGGCAGTGACGAGCTGATCGTCAGCCTGGTCACCGGCGCCACCGCCCTCAAGGCCGAGGAGTTCGGCGAGTTGGACGCCCTGGAGGCCAGCGAGATTCTCGCCGCCGCCATCGCCGTCAACCTCGACGCCGAGCTAAAAAACTGCTGGGCCGCAATCGGAAACACGATCGCCGGACTGATTCCGGCCCAAAGTCTCCCCACCGCCGTCAAGGGCAAGACCCCGACGTCGTGATGGCCCGGCTCTACGTGTGGCTGGTCGATGCCGGTTTTTCCGCCGAGTACCTCGACCGCTGCACCTTGCTCGATCTCGACCTCCTCGCCGCCCAGGTCAACGAGCTCAGAAAGTCCGACCGGGGCCGTCCGCGCCTTTAGGCGTGGCGGCCCTGAGCGGCCCGCCAAAGGGCGCGCACCACATCACAGAGCACTCCAAACGCCACCAATGCCAACCCGCTCCCGGCCAGCCACAGCAGGCTGGAGGGCAGGCTCAGGATCAACGCCACCGCCAGTACCAGCAGGGGCACGATCAGGGGCAGCATTAGCAGTCCGGCAAACATATGAATAACTTACTTCAGGTCATCCTCGACTTCAAGGCCAATTTGAACGGCCTCGACCGCTTCGTGTCCGCCTACAAGGCGCGCATGGAACAGGTCGAAGCGTTCAATGCCCGTATCCAGAACGGCGAGGCCGCCCTGCGCGGGATGCTCACGAAGCTCGGCAGTGTCCTGGGCGCCGCCGCCCTCTACCGCTACACCCAGGAGGCCCGCGCTGCCGAAGAGGCCCAGAACGAACTGACGCAGGCCCTGCGGCGAACGGGGCAGGTGCAGTACCGCGACCAGTTGCTCGCCCAGGCGGATGCCCTGGAGGAGGTGACGAAGTTCAGCGCCGAACAGGTCCAGGCCGTGCAGCGCATCACCCTCGGCTTCGGCCTGTCCGCTCAGCAGGCTCAGGCCGCCGCCGAACCCATCCTCGACTGGGCACAGCAGCACCGCCAGGCCGGGGAGGCCGCCGCCCAGTTCTTTGGCGAGCAGCTCGCCTCCGGCCGCGAGGAACTCGCCCGCTACGGGATCGAGCTGGACCAGAGCAAGGATCGCGTCACCGCCATGATTGAGGCGTTCCAGAAAACCTCTGGAGGGGCCGCCCGCGCCGCCATCGTCAACAAGGAGGAACACCAACTGCTCGTCCAGTATGGCCGCGAGACGGAGAAGCTAGGAAACATCGCCCGCGCTGTCGCTTTGCCGTTTATCCAGGTGCTGGTCCCCGCCTTGGGGCAGACGGCACAAATCCTCGGGCAGTTGGCCGGGGTCGTCCAACCTTTCGTCCCTGTCCTCGCGGCCGTCACCCCGACTGTGCTGAAACTGGCCTTGGCCTGGGGCGCACTCTCCGGCTCGATGACTTTGGTCAAGATGGCCGTCAACCCGCTGCGGACAGCCTTTGTGCTGCTCACCGGCACGACGATCGCCCAGTACGGGCGGGCGCTCACGGCCACCATTGCCAAGCATGGCCTCATCAAAGGGAGTCTCGCCTCAATTACCTCGGCCAGCGGACTGGCGGCGACGGCCCTGCGTCTGGTCGCTGTGGCCGGGCTCGGCTTTGTCGCCTTCATGGTTGGCTGGCTCATCGGCTCCATGATTAACGAGCTGGAGGTCGGCGGCGCCCGGATCAAGGACTGGGTGGCGAAGATCATGGCTGATATTGCGGCGTGGTGGGCTCACTTCGACGCGAACGTCGAGAAGGGGTGGAACTGGATAAAGCTCACCTTCTCCAATTCACTGACGGCGCTGAAGGTCGTCGTGTTGGAGTTTCTCGTCTGGGTTGCCGACAAATTCGACAATGCGCTCGGGCGCAAAATCGGCTTCACGATCGACCCGACCGGCCTGAAGGACTCGCTTGACCAGGCGAAAAAACAATTGGCCGACTCTGCGGGCAAACTCATCGCCGACAACGCGGCTGTCGATCTCCGGGCCAAGGCCAAGGCTGGTTGGTGGCTGGATGTCGGACAGGACATCCTGGACGAGGGCAAGCAGGCGGTCCGTAACAATCAGGCGCAAGGGGCGGGGAATGCCCAGGACCTGACCAATTTATCCAACTTCGACCAAGATGCGCTGGAGGCCCAGGTTAAGAAGGCCGAAGCCGACCGCAAAGCGGCGGAGGAAGCGCAGCTCGAGCGCAAGCGGAAGATCTACGCGGAGGAAACCAAGGCTCAGCGGCTTGAGGCCGATGGCGACCAGGAGGCGGCGGACGCGATTCGCCGCCGTCTGCGGGAGATGGAGGCCGAGGCGGACCTCGGGGCCGACGCCCGCGACCTGATCCGGGAGCGGCTCGATCTGGAGGATCGTCTGACACAGGAGAAGCGCGCCCAGCAGGCCGTGGCCGATTCCCAGGCGATCCTGGAAAAGCAGCTCAACCGCCTGCAGTCCGAGCGGCAACTGGCCGAACAGCGGCGCGACCGCACGACGGCCGTCCGCATCCTGGAGCAGGAACAGGTCTTGATCGGGCAGATCATCGCGGGCTACCAGGCGGCGGCGGCAGCGGCAGCCTCTCCGCTGGAACAGGCCGAGGCGCTCGCGCAGATCGCCCAGTGGCAGCAGTTCCTCGAAGACCTGAAAACCGGCGCGGGCGCGTCCAGGTTGTCCCAGGCCCAGCAGAACTACCAGGCGCTGGATGACCCGATCCAGCACTTCCAGTCCCTCTCGGACGGCAGCCAGGGTGGCATCCTCGAGTATCTCGCGCAGGTGGGCACGACCGCCGATCAGGTGGCCGAGGGCATCAAGAGCACGCTCGGCTCCGCCGTCTCCAGCATCACGGACGGCATCAGCAGTTGGATCAACGGCACGCTCAGCTTCGGCGCGGCCGCCGCGCAGATCGGCCAGTCCATCCTCAACACCATGCTGCGCACGGTCGTTGAAATGGGTGTGCAGTGGCTCGTCAACAAGGCGCTCGTGCTCACCGGCATGACTGCGATCGAGACCGCCGCCGACGCCCACCGGGTGGCCCGCGTGGCCAAGGAAAACGCCGCCGAGGCGGCCACGCTTCCGGCCAAGAGCGCCGGGGCCGTCGCCGCCGGGATCAGCTCCTTCGGGATCGCGCTCGCCTTCGGGGCGGTCGCTCTGGCCGCGATCATGGCCGCCTTCGGGGCCTTCGAGACCGGGGGCGTCGTGCGCGGGGGCGAGCAGCTCATCCGCGTGAACGAAAAGGGGACCGAGGCCGTGCTCAACAACCGCGCCTATCGCACCTTCGGAGAAACCTTTATCGCGGGGCTGAACACCGGCCAGCTCCTGCTCGATGCGCTCCCCGGGGATGTCGCCCACTCGCTGACGCGTCCGGCCGATCCGGCCGGGACGGGGGCGGCGATGGGCGGCAGCGGCGGCGGTGCCTCCGGGGCGCAGGCCGTCAATGTGGCGATCCTCGACAAGTCCTCCAACGCCCGCGCCTGGCTGGAATCATCCGAGGGGTCGCGCTTCCTGTACGACAAAGTCAAAGGCGTCATGAAGGACGTGAGCTGAGTCCGTCTTTACGCATCTTCACCCAACACGCTCCATGTTTTACCCGGTCACCGTTTCCTCCACCGCCTGCCGCCTGCTCGCCGCCGAGCCGGACTGGTCCACCGCCGTCACTGGCGAGTTCGCCGCCCGCACCGCCAGTGATAGCGGCCTGTCCGCGCGCGGCCACCGCCGCCGCCTGGCCGCGCAGACCGTCCTCACGCTGGCGTGGTCATCCCTGCTCGACGGCCCCGGGCACGCCGCCATGCGGGTGGCGCTCGGCCAGTACGCCAACGAGCCGGTCCTGGTGCCGTTCTGGCCCGGCGAGACCGCCCTGGACGATCTGGGCACCTCCTCCTGGAGCGGCAGCCTGCGGGTCTTCTTCGAGCCGGACTGGTCCCAGTGGGAGGTGGCGCCGTCCACCCAGGCCGAGCCTTTCGGGTTCGCCGCCAGCGGGGATTGCCGGGTGGCACCGCTGCTGTGGGGCCGGTTCGCCAAGCTCCCCGCCCCCCCCGAGGCAATCACCGCCCGGGGAGCGCAGTACTCCTGGAGCGTCACCGAGAGCGGCCCGGCCGAGACCGCCATCCGTGCCGTGGCCACGCTGGCCAGCGGCCCGTCTCTGGGCACCGCTACGCCGCGCCTGCTCGAACTGGAGCCGGACTGGGGCGGCGCCGTCGCCTCCGGCGGCGTCGAGCTGCGCATCGAGCGTGACCGGGTCGGCTACGGTCGGGCCGAGGTGGAGTACTTCGTCGCCCATACCCCGGCCCGCCGCCTCAAGGCGTCCCTGACTCCGCTCGGAGAGGAGACCGCCCGGCTGGTCGCTCTCTTCCAGGACCGGGGCGGAAGCGCCGGGCTGCTGTGGGCACCCGGCCAGTGGCACGAGGCCGCCCTCGCCCTGGCATCCTCCTCCGGCTCACAGGTGGTGACGCTCGATGAGGCCGCGCCGCTGGACAGCGAAACGGCGGTCTGGATCTCGGACGGCTCACACAGCGTCGCCCGGCGCATCCAGTCCCGCTCCGGCCAGACGCTCACCCTGGCCGGGGCGCCGGGCGCCTTCGCCGCCGGTACGCCGGTCAGCGCCTTGTGGCTGTGCCGCTTCTCCGGGGATGTCCTGCGCGTGGCCTGGGAAACGCCCGCCGTGGCGACCTCCACCATCGAGCTGGTCGAGCTGCCTGCCGAGGCCGCCTTGCCCGACGGCGAGACCCAGGGCTCCACCGTGGGCGATCTGGGCGGGGTCTGGTGGGGATACCTCGTCAGCGACGGCGTGGTCACCTGGCGTTTCACCTCGCACGACAGCGCGATCGACGCCGGTGCGCTGGGCACCTTTGAGCCGCGTCCGATCGACCACGGCGACATCGAGCAGGAGCTCAACCTCGCCCGCCACGATGTGTCCCTCGCGCTCGGCTCCTGGGACGGGTCTCCCTTCGAGCGCTGGCGCACCGACCGTTCGGCCCCCCAACTGCTCGTGCAGATATTCGAGGGTAACACCGCCGCCCCCTCGGCGGCCCGGCTCATTTTCTCCGGCCGCGCCCGCACGGCCCGCTACTCCGGCGCCACGGCCACCGTGCCCGTGCGCGGCCCCTCGGCGC from Ruficoccus amylovorans harbors:
- a CDS encoding phage BR0599 family protein — its product is MFYPVTVSSTACRLLAAEPDWSTAVTGEFAARTASDSGLSARGHRRRLAAQTVLTLAWSSLLDGPGHAAMRVALGQYANEPVLVPFWPGETALDDLGTSSWSGSLRVFFEPDWSQWEVAPSTQAEPFGFAASGDCRVAPLLWGRFAKLPAPPEAITARGAQYSWSVTESGPAETAIRAVATLASGPSLGTATPRLLELEPDWGGAVASGGVELRIERDRVGYGRAEVEYFVAHTPARRLKASLTPLGEETARLVALFQDRGGSAGLLWAPGQWHEAALALASSSGSQVVTLDEAAPLDSETAVWISDGSHSVARRIQSRSGQTLTLAGAPGAFAAGTPVSALWLCRFSGDVLRVAWETPAVATSTIELVELPAEAALPDGETQGSTVGDLGGVWWGYLVSDGVVTWRFTSHDSAIDAGALGTFEPRPIDHGDIEQELNLARHDVSLALGSWDGSPFERWRTDRSAPQLLVQIFEGNTAAPSAARLIFSGRARTARYSGATATVPVRGPSALFDLKGPVAIVSKRCWAPFGGSACGVDLASVSTEADLAEASADGKLHFVAAGTSTWPVRPRDYYRHGYIERTLADGTFRRIRIAASEAVRDETIPPVGTLDPAASAWQSEALAYGGTLGTDTLAICNQLAASLRGTSAWSKIIYLAPFLGTNLAAASTPLVNRLGWPRPTMYNLTDNDVGDALGIRKLTTSGYLRIDLPAALRPRNIGVGMWRLAGAVSLIGDSSGAYLYVRSTGAVTFTYGGFSVYASGTLSPAAARLGHWYGTASLSSPYGELFHGGQLFATAPRTGTQDNGQWHDQHYLFGGSVESSEQLGVSYVTSGQVSAAEAAELHDVLEAALMVPTGRSGAPSRRLSVTPAVRVPALPAVFPAPGWRIVPGCDKSLTACAAYANRHRFRGFPHLPKSNPALVAVSQTTSSSGKK
- a CDS encoding phage tail tape measure C-terminal domain-containing protein yields the protein MNNLLQVILDFKANLNGLDRFVSAYKARMEQVEAFNARIQNGEAALRGMLTKLGSVLGAAALYRYTQEARAAEEAQNELTQALRRTGQVQYRDQLLAQADALEEVTKFSAEQVQAVQRITLGFGLSAQQAQAAAEPILDWAQQHRQAGEAAAQFFGEQLASGREELARYGIELDQSKDRVTAMIEAFQKTSGGAARAAIVNKEEHQLLVQYGRETEKLGNIARAVALPFIQVLVPALGQTAQILGQLAGVVQPFVPVLAAVTPTVLKLALAWGALSGSMTLVKMAVNPLRTAFVLLTGTTIAQYGRALTATIAKHGLIKGSLASITSASGLAATALRLVAVAGLGFVAFMVGWLIGSMINELEVGGARIKDWVAKIMADIAAWWAHFDANVEKGWNWIKLTFSNSLTALKVVVLEFLVWVADKFDNALGRKIGFTIDPTGLKDSLDQAKKQLADSAGKLIADNAAVDLRAKAKAGWWLDVGQDILDEGKQAVRNNQAQGAGNAQDLTNLSNFDQDALEAQVKKAEADRKAAEEAQLERKRKIYAEETKAQRLEADGDQEAADAIRRRLREMEAEADLGADARDLIRERLDLEDRLTQEKRAQQAVADSQAILEKQLNRLQSERQLAEQRRDRTTAVRILEQEQVLIGQIIAGYQAAAAAAASPLEQAEALAQIAQWQQFLEDLKTGAGASRLSQAQQNYQALDDPIQHFQSLSDGSQGGILEYLAQVGTTADQVAEGIKSTLGSAVSSITDGISSWINGTLSFGAAAAQIGQSILNTMLRTVVEMGVQWLVNKALVLTGMTAIETAADAHRVARVAKENAAEAATLPAKSAGAVAAGISSFGIALAFGAVALAAIMAAFGAFETGGVVRGGEQLIRVNEKGTEAVLNNRAYRTFGETFIAGLNTGQLLLDALPGDVAHSLTRPADPAGTGAAMGGSGGGASGAQAVNVAILDKSSNARAWLESSEGSRFLYDKVKGVMKDVS